The following are from one region of the Mauremys mutica isolate MM-2020 ecotype Southern chromosome 22, ASM2049712v1, whole genome shotgun sequence genome:
- the C22H11orf53 gene encoding uncharacterized protein C11orf53 homolog isoform X3, producing the protein MSGSTAMSGYYGVRRSFMSDLDFHNTKPLSNDVYASSLGAKSFPCDSSAVQGYPPLLDPYFTEDYRTAAVTPSTSSLFSTSSLPPLLPPFPNDSAHYLIRDSWEQGMPDSLNQSDAVCSDSLQTLPTTTSCLTSHETGSTSQYRSSSWSSAIPGAQSFPLHAFEDVHYIPSYPATSSYSFSPFMTVANDLPPKMLHLSSEEPLDTTSLHDNSSWAKEDGSPVWGTYECRRTY; encoded by the exons ATGTCGG GCTCCACTGCCATGTCTGGTTACTATGGAGTTAGAAGATCGTTCATGTCCGATTTGGATTTCCACAACACTAAGCCGCTTTCAAATGATGTTTATGCTTCATCCCTGGGGGCAAAGTCCTTTCCATGTGACTCCTCTGCCGTTCAAGGGTACCCGCCGCTACTGGACCCCTATTTCACCGAGGACTATCGCACTGCTGCCGTAACACCCAGCACCAGCTCCCTTTTCAGCACCTCCTCGCTGCCCCCTCTCCTGCCGCCCTTCCCCAATGACTCAGCACATTACTTAATA AGAGACTCCTGGGAGCAAGGCATGCCTGACAGCCTCAACCAATCAGATGCCGTGTGCTCAGATTCCCTACAGACCTTGCCCACAACTACCAGCTGCCTCACCTCTCACGAAACTGGAAGCACTTCCCAGTATAGAAGCTCAAGCTGGAGTTCTGCCATCCCAGGAGCCCAGTCCTTCCCTTTGCATGCTTTTGAAGATGTCCACTACATACCCAGTTACCCTGCCACCTCGTCCTATTCCTTTTCACCATTTATGACTGTAGCGAATGATCTACCTCCCAAGATGCTCCACCTCTCATCAGAGGAACCCTTAGATACAACTTCCCTTCATGACAACTCCTCTTGGGCAAAAGAAGATGGGAGTCCAGTCTGGGGGACATATGAATGCCGAAGAACTTATTGA